The following proteins are encoded in a genomic region of Acipenser ruthenus chromosome 4, fAciRut3.2 maternal haplotype, whole genome shotgun sequence:
- the LOC131737014 gene encoding uncharacterized protein LOC131737014 — translation MVRVRAVLVCMDLRNNLLKNISFHRFPKQEKIRKEWVHKIRRDTGPNFQITANTRVCSKHFSPVSFLKTLTGKYNLDDSGKEGSTPSCSSEHDYVSVLTSVEDQLKAAQAKIGRLQAELGTLQENRFFLGRFQGVPQLITFYTGFNDYSTLNAVFLALQPTASSMVRQAQVQRNIQSKSQIKPDAFKTLSLPLIEQFFLFLCRVKQGLFEQDLAIRFNVSQSTVLDLSFVLCGICQDWGSDILLVTGGTDWNPILTK, via the exons ATGGTACGAGTGCGTGCTGTACTGGTGTGCATGG ATTTAAGAAATAAtctgttgaaaaatatatcaTTTCATCGATTTCCTAAACAAGAAAAAATTAGGAAGGAATGGGTACATAAAATAAGAAGAGACACTGGTCCTAATTTTCAG ATTACAGCTAACACGAGAGTGTGCAGTAAACACTTCAGTCCTGTGAGTTTCCTGAAGACTCTGACTGGAAAAT ACAATCTGGATGACAGTGGAAAAGAGGGAAGCACACCTTCCTGCTCCAGTGAGCACGATTATGTGAGTGTTCTGACATCTGTCGAGGACCAGTTGAAAGCAGCTCAAGCGAAAATAGGAAGGCTCCAAGCAGAACTGGGGACTTTGCAGGAAAACCGGTTCTTCTTGGGACGGTTTCAGGGTGTCCCGCAACTCATAACGTTTTATACTGGTTTTAATGATTACTCTACACTTAATGCAGTATTTTTAGCACTGCAGCCTACAGCATCATCCATGGTTAGACAGGCGCAAGTGCAGAGGAATATTCAAAGCAAAAGTCAAATCAAACCGGATGCCTTTAAAACTCTTAGTCTTCCCCTCATAGAGcagtttttcttatttttgtgtAGAGTGAAGCAGGGTTTATTTGAACAGGACTTGGCTATCCGCTTTAATGTCTCGCAGTCAACA GTTTTGGATTTAAGCTTTGTTCTTTGTGGTATATGCCAGGACTGGGGGAGTGACATCTTACTTGTCACAGGTGGTACTGACTGGAACCCCATTCTAACGAAGTGA